One stretch of Akkermansia massiliensis DNA includes these proteins:
- a CDS encoding VIT domain-containing protein, translating to MMKFTYSLCLCILACCVSLAQTASLRSVVLPPPSMKVECRADESPVSISRAEIKSRVMDFLAETEVTLVFHNPNTRVMEGELVYPLPAGAIVQGYALDINGRMVDGVPVPRQKARVAFEEEVRKQVDPGLVEWSGGNMFKTRVYPIPAGGTRTVRLRYSTVLPVDAAGAPSLQLPMNFKEKLDSLKLRVEVFAGRKPVVVSSPLDNVEFKDWCSAFLAEKEWKGLSLTEDLFISLPRAQGKDAGRAKVFVESFDGRDYAAVIIPRPERTDGKSGVEAAPTIELLWDASGSMKGADVRKFLDFLKRYLACGRTQGRQTRINLTVFRDRIMPSKTFEVAPDNLDELARELLALDYDGATCDWSAVREKLSACSGASDCLVVSDGFINFSPVPEKRGTSSAKTFALMVTPRKDANTFIRMGIPVIDLASQTAEQAMERLVRGEISIRYIIDRGNMPWRTFSRYEIPGMPSDSVLLLAELEPGSYRGTVEVAGVEIPVAADASGGTPGTMLRALYAQARLQELLCRPPSAVRDEAVGNLGMEYGIVTPGTSLLVLDSLEQYLKYGVRPPASASELRAEYDKRMLKRERKEDMAEETARLNRLKACLASWKEMQKWYAKEFFNPEEMESVLKDDRLKQALIHTCRGNDREALEIYRKVLKDERNNRTALKGVTVMERRLREKEAQAEKASGENAARDRELAEARANLNRELDREPADIAGSLRLAYGFYDLGDYDKALSLFNRILEKAPENVSARRGAETVARRKTAYYSAAYDERRSAMLAEVDSLWERPAGSSPEDENSGESAPAPVIVQGNNISGDSGAVIRASGSFSAEAGSSPDSASPDLLENENSAPENQEVVGSLFLGGGETLNGLKAREQDAGSSPVMNVKAWDSKAPYLAALDAADRPFAVYMKLKEKYGDSPGFYMDCSDWFAGKGDKALAVQILSNLAELELENRSLLRMLGYKLRYMGELRQARFIFETVKTLFPEEPQSYRDLALVLDELGESQKAFDMYREVLERPMPRRFTGVEQIVLVELNRLVSRSRAAGVKLDTGGLNPAFLQPVEADLRVVINWDTDASDMDLWVTDITGEKCYYSHRLTTHGGHLSRDVTQGYGPEEYLVRKALPGPYLVQTHYYGTRSQKMLAPVTLYAEVYTDYGRPQEKRKTLVFRLNGRDQVVDVGKVAYVQACPAEGARDYQVKAGETRASIAESRLKDGKRAGEIIRLNPVLKDREPKTGEIIKLPE from the coding sequence ATGATGAAATTTACATATTCTCTCTGCCTGTGCATTCTTGCCTGCTGCGTTTCTCTGGCCCAGACGGCTTCCTTGCGTTCCGTTGTTCTCCCTCCTCCTTCCATGAAAGTGGAATGCCGCGCGGATGAGAGCCCCGTTTCCATTTCCCGGGCGGAAATCAAGTCTCGCGTGATGGATTTCCTGGCGGAAACGGAAGTGACGCTGGTTTTTCACAACCCCAACACGCGTGTGATGGAAGGGGAATTGGTGTACCCTCTCCCGGCTGGAGCCATCGTACAGGGGTATGCGCTGGACATCAACGGCCGCATGGTGGATGGCGTGCCGGTACCCAGGCAAAAGGCGCGCGTGGCGTTTGAAGAAGAGGTGCGCAAACAGGTTGATCCCGGACTGGTGGAATGGTCCGGCGGCAACATGTTCAAGACGCGCGTATATCCCATTCCTGCGGGAGGAACCCGCACTGTGCGGCTGCGCTATTCCACGGTTCTTCCCGTGGATGCCGCAGGAGCGCCGTCCCTGCAGCTTCCGATGAATTTCAAGGAGAAACTGGATTCCCTCAAGCTGAGGGTGGAAGTGTTCGCCGGCCGGAAGCCCGTTGTCGTTTCCTCCCCGCTGGACAACGTGGAATTCAAGGATTGGTGCAGCGCCTTCCTGGCGGAAAAGGAATGGAAGGGTCTGTCCCTGACGGAAGACCTGTTCATCTCCCTGCCGCGTGCGCAGGGAAAAGATGCGGGGAGAGCGAAGGTATTTGTGGAGTCCTTTGACGGCAGGGACTATGCCGCCGTGATTATTCCCCGGCCTGAGCGGACGGACGGAAAGAGCGGCGTGGAAGCCGCGCCCACGATAGAGCTGCTTTGGGACGCTTCCGGTTCCATGAAAGGAGCGGATGTCCGGAAATTCCTGGATTTTCTGAAACGATATCTTGCTTGCGGCAGAACGCAGGGGCGGCAAACCCGCATCAACCTGACTGTTTTCCGGGACCGGATCATGCCTTCAAAAACGTTCGAGGTCGCTCCGGACAATCTGGACGAGCTGGCCCGCGAACTGCTGGCTCTGGACTATGACGGGGCCACGTGTGACTGGAGCGCTGTTCGGGAAAAGCTGAGCGCTTGTTCCGGGGCGTCGGACTGCCTGGTTGTCAGTGATGGATTTATCAATTTCAGCCCCGTGCCGGAAAAGCGGGGGACTAGCTCCGCTAAAACCTTCGCCCTGATGGTGACACCGCGCAAGGATGCGAATACGTTCATCCGGATGGGCATTCCTGTGATCGACCTGGCCAGTCAAACGGCGGAGCAGGCGATGGAGCGCCTCGTCAGGGGGGAAATTTCCATCCGTTACATTATTGACAGGGGGAATATGCCCTGGAGGACGTTTTCAAGGTATGAAATTCCTGGAATGCCATCGGATTCCGTCCTTTTGCTGGCGGAACTGGAGCCGGGTTCCTACCGCGGGACGGTGGAGGTTGCCGGAGTGGAAATTCCCGTGGCGGCTGATGCCTCCGGGGGGACGCCCGGAACCATGCTGAGGGCCTTGTATGCCCAGGCAAGGCTCCAGGAACTTCTCTGCCGTCCACCCTCTGCCGTTAGGGATGAAGCTGTGGGGAACCTGGGAATGGAATATGGAATCGTGACGCCCGGTACCTCTCTGCTGGTGCTGGACTCCCTGGAGCAATACCTGAAATATGGTGTGCGTCCTCCCGCTTCCGCTTCAGAATTGCGGGCGGAATATGACAAGAGGATGCTGAAACGCGAACGGAAGGAGGACATGGCTGAAGAGACCGCAAGATTAAACCGCTTGAAAGCGTGCCTTGCTTCCTGGAAAGAAATGCAGAAATGGTACGCAAAGGAATTTTTCAATCCGGAAGAGATGGAAAGCGTCTTGAAAGATGACCGGTTGAAACAGGCCTTGATTCATACGTGCCGGGGCAATGACCGGGAGGCGCTGGAAATCTACCGGAAAGTATTGAAGGATGAGCGTAATAACCGGACGGCCTTGAAGGGCGTCACGGTCATGGAAAGGCGCCTCCGGGAAAAAGAAGCACAGGCTGAAAAAGCCTCTGGGGAAAACGCTGCCCGTGACAGGGAGCTGGCTGAGGCAAGAGCAAACTTGAACAGAGAACTGGACAGGGAGCCTGCGGACATAGCGGGAAGCCTCCGCCTGGCCTACGGCTTTTATGACCTTGGGGATTACGATAAGGCCCTTTCCCTGTTTAACAGGATATTGGAAAAGGCTCCGGAAAATGTTTCGGCAAGAAGGGGTGCGGAGACTGTGGCCCGCAGAAAAACTGCCTATTACTCCGCCGCTTATGATGAAAGAAGGAGCGCCATGCTGGCGGAAGTGGATTCTCTCTGGGAGCGTCCGGCCGGATCCTCTCCGGAGGATGAAAATTCGGGGGAATCCGCTCCGGCGCCTGTTATAGTTCAAGGTAACAATATATCCGGAGATTCCGGTGCTGTCATCAGGGCGTCCGGAAGTTTTAGTGCAGAAGCCGGGAGTTCTCCGGACTCCGCCTCCCCGGATCTGCTGGAGAACGAGAATTCCGCTCCGGAAAATCAAGAGGTGGTAGGGTCCCTGTTCCTGGGAGGGGGAGAAACATTAAATGGACTAAAGGCGCGGGAACAGGATGCCGGTTCTTCCCCCGTCATGAACGTGAAGGCGTGGGACTCCAAGGCTCCGTATCTGGCGGCTCTGGATGCGGCTGACCGCCCTTTTGCGGTCTATATGAAACTCAAGGAAAAGTATGGGGACAGCCCCGGTTTTTACATGGACTGCTCTGACTGGTTTGCCGGGAAGGGGGACAAGGCGCTGGCTGTCCAGATTCTGTCCAACCTGGCGGAGCTGGAACTGGAAAACCGTTCCCTGCTGCGCATGCTGGGCTACAAGCTGCGTTACATGGGAGAACTCCGGCAAGCCAGGTTCATTTTTGAAACCGTAAAAACGCTGTTTCCGGAAGAACCCCAGTCCTACCGGGATCTGGCGCTGGTGCTGGATGAACTGGGGGAATCCCAAAAGGCGTTCGACATGTACCGGGAGGTGCTGGAACGCCCGATGCCCCGCCGCTTCACCGGCGTGGAGCAGATTGTGCTGGTGGAACTGAACCGGCTTGTTTCCCGGAGCAGGGCGGCGGGAGTGAAGCTGGATACCGGGGGGCTGAACCCTGCCTTTCTCCAGCCGGTGGAGGCTGATTTGCGCGTGGTCATCAACTGGGACACAGATGCGTCTGACATGGACCTTTGGGTCACGGACATCACCGGAGAAAAATGCTATTACTCCCATCGGCTGACCACTCATGGCGGCCATTTGTCCCGTGACGTGACGCAGGGCTACGGGCCGGAAGAATACCTGGTGCGCAAGGCTCTTCCCGGTCCCTATCTGGTCCAGACGCATTATTACGGCACCCGGTCGCAGAAAATGCTGGCTCCCGTTACCCTGTACGCGGAAGTGTACACGGATTACGGCCGTCCGCAGGAAAAGCGGAAAACGCTGGTATTCCGCCTGAATGGCCGGGACCAGGTGGTGGATGTGGGAAAAGTGGCGTACGTACAGGCGTGCCCGGCAGAAGGAGCTCGGGATTACCAGGTGAAGGCCGGGGAAACCCGGGCGTCCATCGCTGAAAGCCGGTTGAAGGACGGAAAGCGCGCCGGGGAAATTATCCGCCTGAATCCGGTTCTGAAAGACCGGGAACCTAAAACGGGGGAAATCATCAAACTGCCGGAGTGA
- the ppk1 gene encoding polyphosphate kinase 1 has protein sequence MSNEYINRELSWLEFNQRVLDQAVRTDLPLLERLKFLAITASNLDEFFMVRVGGLQMLRHSGSRVKDISGLTPTRQLKDIRTRVGRMIEDQYRLFHEEILPWMEINGINPLAMEDLSTSQKLTLEQYFNNQIFPLLTPLDMDAPEAPALPSLKLLMGVELRDNETGEVRASVVALPDGLPRRVPVPSAETERYVMLEDLVRECIGTVFPGETVLSAAVFRVTRNGDIAVQEEDALDLADEMEEVLVARKFSECVRLEIESSAPVPLHDRIMQIVGAGKEETYDLKGPLMLSDFMEMAFAPGNDQLKVEQWSPQPSPSVDPAVSIFENIANGDILLNHPYESFEPVLRLVEEAAEDPDVIAIKQVLYRTAKNSRIVAALKKAAESGKQVTALVELKARFDEARNLEKAEELQRSGVQVVYGVKGLKTHAKICLVVRREQGMLRRYCHFGTGNYNETTAKIYTDISYLTCDDQLGADASQFFNSVTGRTKLMRFRKLYPSPVLMKARLIELIEGEAERARQGEPARISAKMNSLQDVEIIDALYRAADAGVDIELNVRGICCLKTGPRPNGKVIRVVSIVDRYLEHARIFFFHHGGNHQLFIASADWMTRNLDKRVELMVPVTNGKLARRLKSILDACFRDNVQACNILPDGTSEHVVRKKGQKAFRLQQYLTKEARRLAKDKERERQQMLEPHTPH, from the coding sequence ATGTCTAACGAATACATCAACAGAGAGCTCTCCTGGCTGGAATTCAACCAGCGCGTGCTGGACCAGGCCGTGAGAACGGACCTTCCCCTGCTGGAACGCCTGAAGTTCCTGGCTATTACCGCCTCCAACCTGGACGAGTTCTTCATGGTGCGCGTGGGCGGCCTCCAGATGCTGCGGCATTCCGGCTCCCGCGTGAAGGACATTTCCGGGCTGACCCCAACCCGCCAGCTCAAGGACATCCGCACCCGCGTGGGCCGCATGATTGAGGACCAGTACCGCCTGTTTCATGAAGAAATCCTGCCGTGGATGGAAATCAACGGCATCAATCCGCTGGCCATGGAGGACCTCAGCACTTCCCAGAAGCTGACGCTGGAGCAATACTTCAACAACCAGATATTCCCGCTGCTGACGCCGCTGGACATGGATGCGCCGGAGGCTCCCGCGCTGCCGTCCCTCAAGCTGCTGATGGGCGTGGAACTGCGGGACAATGAAACCGGGGAGGTCCGCGCCAGCGTGGTGGCCCTGCCGGACGGCCTGCCGCGGCGCGTGCCCGTCCCTTCCGCGGAAACGGAACGCTACGTGATGCTGGAGGACCTGGTCCGGGAATGCATCGGCACCGTTTTCCCCGGTGAAACCGTTCTCTCCGCCGCGGTATTCCGCGTCACGCGCAATGGGGACATTGCCGTGCAGGAGGAGGACGCCCTGGACCTGGCGGATGAAATGGAGGAAGTGCTGGTGGCCCGCAAATTCTCCGAATGCGTGAGGCTGGAAATAGAATCCTCCGCTCCCGTCCCCCTGCATGACAGGATCATGCAGATCGTCGGCGCGGGGAAGGAGGAAACGTATGACCTCAAGGGCCCCCTGATGCTTTCCGACTTCATGGAAATGGCCTTTGCCCCCGGCAATGACCAATTGAAAGTGGAGCAATGGTCCCCGCAGCCGTCACCCTCCGTGGACCCTGCCGTCAGCATCTTTGAAAACATCGCCAACGGAGACATCCTGCTCAACCATCCCTATGAAAGCTTTGAACCCGTCCTGCGCCTGGTGGAGGAAGCCGCGGAAGACCCGGACGTCATCGCCATCAAGCAGGTCCTGTACCGGACCGCCAAAAACTCCCGCATCGTAGCCGCCTTGAAAAAGGCGGCGGAAAGCGGCAAGCAAGTGACGGCGCTGGTGGAACTGAAAGCCCGGTTTGACGAAGCCCGCAACCTGGAAAAGGCGGAGGAACTGCAGCGTTCCGGCGTGCAGGTGGTCTACGGCGTCAAGGGCCTGAAAACCCATGCCAAGATATGCCTGGTGGTGCGCCGGGAGCAGGGCATGCTGCGGCGTTACTGCCACTTCGGCACGGGGAACTACAATGAAACAACCGCCAAGATTTACACGGACATCTCCTACCTCACCTGTGACGACCAATTGGGGGCGGATGCCTCCCAGTTCTTCAACTCCGTAACGGGACGCACCAAGCTCATGCGCTTCCGCAAGCTGTACCCCTCGCCGGTGCTGATGAAGGCTCGCCTCATTGAACTCATTGAAGGGGAGGCGGAGCGCGCACGGCAGGGGGAACCGGCCCGCATCTCCGCCAAGATGAACAGCCTTCAGGATGTGGAAATCATTGACGCCCTGTACAGGGCCGCGGACGCCGGGGTGGACATTGAACTGAACGTGCGCGGCATCTGCTGCCTGAAAACGGGCCCCCGGCCCAACGGCAAGGTGATCCGCGTGGTCAGCATTGTGGACCGCTATCTGGAGCACGCGCGCATCTTCTTCTTCCACCACGGCGGCAACCACCAGCTCTTCATTGCCAGCGCGGACTGGATGACCCGCAATCTGGACAAGAGGGTGGAGCTCATGGTGCCCGTCACCAACGGGAAGCTGGCGCGCCGCCTCAAATCCATCCTGGACGCCTGTTTCAGGGACAACGTGCAGGCCTGCAATATTTTGCCTGACGGCACTTCCGAGCACGTCGTTCGGAAAAAGGGCCAGAAAGCCTTCCGTTTGCAGCAGTACCTGACCAAGGAGGCCCGCCGCTTGGCCAAGGACAAGGAACGGGAACGCCAGCAGATGCTGGAGCCCCACACGCCGCATTAA
- a CDS encoding HD domain-containing protein has product MAMIQGEQVQDSELSTQAVIYLGPSSMSLMVAEVVQDRIRLLDFLQQPVPMARDIFRFHRISRHTMDRCVQIIGDYLEILKEYGTGSRLSVRLMISNIISEADNVDVFVNRMHVAHGLRGRRIDDGKMTRLIYVKVQETLAQYPGFSKKKVLVVHTGPGNTRVLLFQKGRIVRYSCYRLGTHRTGEAVGEIEYGDDVAELSLLREHMRGQVDQICLDYGGVKGLAGLIVIGQEMQQLRDRLDPTPEGKVACSALVAEAERMSRTTLEQRMNVYGADFAGVDSLLPAVLMTEMIARSLNLNDVIIPGSGYDEEFSSSLIRAEQHPGDLEAEVLHFAGILADRYKADKGHREHVARLCMEMFDQLQDLHRLSEHDRLLLEVASILHEVGSFISQQDHQLHSQYIILNSEIFGLSRDDVETIALLARYHRHEVPANSDPMYGELELTDRMRVAKMAAILRVADALERGHAQRVNGVRARIRGRMLELELQGVRETAVEDLALRLKGDLFADIFGYDVVLVPQR; this is encoded by the coding sequence ATGGCAATGATTCAAGGCGAGCAGGTTCAGGATTCGGAATTATCAACGCAGGCGGTGATCTACCTGGGGCCGAGCTCCATGAGCCTGATGGTGGCTGAGGTGGTTCAGGACAGGATTCGCCTGCTGGACTTCCTCCAGCAGCCCGTGCCCATGGCGCGGGACATCTTCCGTTTCCACCGCATTTCCCGGCATACCATGGACCGTTGCGTGCAAATCATCGGAGACTATCTGGAAATTCTCAAGGAATACGGAACCGGCAGCAGGCTTTCCGTCCGGCTCATGATCTCCAACATCATTTCCGAGGCGGACAATGTGGACGTGTTCGTCAACCGCATGCACGTGGCCCACGGCCTGCGGGGACGCCGGATTGACGACGGCAAGATGACGCGCCTCATTTACGTGAAGGTGCAGGAAACGCTGGCGCAATACCCGGGATTCAGCAAGAAAAAGGTGCTCGTGGTCCATACGGGGCCGGGCAATACCCGCGTGCTCCTGTTCCAAAAGGGGCGCATCGTGCGCTATTCCTGCTACCGGCTGGGGACGCACCGCACGGGCGAGGCCGTCGGAGAAATAGAATACGGGGACGATGTGGCGGAACTTTCCCTGCTACGGGAGCACATGCGCGGGCAGGTGGACCAGATTTGCCTGGATTACGGCGGCGTCAAGGGCCTCGCTGGGCTCATCGTCATCGGCCAGGAGATGCAGCAGCTCCGTGACCGCCTGGACCCCACGCCGGAAGGCAAGGTGGCGTGTTCCGCCTTGGTGGCGGAAGCGGAACGGATGTCCCGCACCACCCTGGAGCAGCGCATGAACGTTTACGGGGCGGACTTTGCCGGGGTGGATTCCCTTCTGCCCGCCGTGCTGATGACGGAGATGATTGCCCGCAGCCTGAACCTGAATGACGTGATCATCCCCGGAAGCGGCTATGACGAGGAATTCTCAAGCAGCCTGATCCGGGCGGAACAGCATCCGGGGGACCTGGAGGCGGAGGTGCTCCACTTCGCCGGGATTCTGGCGGACAGGTACAAGGCGGACAAGGGGCACCGCGAGCATGTGGCGCGCCTGTGCATGGAAATGTTTGACCAGCTCCAGGACCTGCACCGCCTTTCCGAGCACGACCGGCTGCTGCTGGAGGTGGCCTCCATCCTGCATGAGGTGGGGTCTTTCATCAGCCAGCAGGACCACCAGCTCCATTCCCAGTACATCATCCTGAACAGTGAAATCTTCGGCCTTTCCCGGGACGACGTGGAAACGATCGCCCTGTTGGCCCGCTACCATCGGCATGAGGTGCCCGCCAATTCCGACCCCATGTACGGGGAGCTGGAGCTGACGGACCGCATGCGCGTAGCCAAGATGGCTGCCATCCTGCGCGTGGCGGACGCCCTGGAACGCGGCCATGCCCAGCGCGTGAACGGCGTCCGGGCGCGCATCCGGGGCCGGATGCTGGAGCTGGAGCTCCAGGGCGTGCGTGAAACCGCCGTGGAAGACCTGGCGCTGCGGCTGAAGGGCGACCTGTTTGCGGACATCTTCGGTTATGACGTCGTGCTGGTGCCCCAGCGGTAG
- a CDS encoding acyltransferase family protein: MTPPDAQIPAPVILERTATHRMVWVDVARVIACILIIANHMAFYSAELYRWIWAEFLAARTPFFLLAAGYFVGRGSFGPLDGGSFFLWKRSWFLLRPYLVWGLAAAVLIGWSPLHEYYASYQPMYAWLKGEAGSGFWSALAAFGRCLGIAGHPVDAPMWFLRDIIIYTAVAPLLYRMGNYMLWVGIIMLSLNYFALDLADHDYPIANSLGFFLVGMYVSRYSLPFLTESVRRYAVPFLLATLALTWWLVGHRDQHNSMLIALGMLGLMSLAILFTEWFPRAARWVAGLAPACFFIFGTHYIVIILLRESGWITWKGEAWDVLWLCLVPVIFAVLAGLFFCMKRFAPRLVPLLGAYGK; the protein is encoded by the coding sequence ATGACGCCGCCGGACGCCCAGATTCCCGCTCCCGTAATTCTGGAGAGGACGGCCACGCACCGGATGGTGTGGGTGGATGTGGCCCGTGTGATTGCCTGCATCCTGATTATTGCAAACCACATGGCCTTCTATTCGGCGGAGCTCTACCGGTGGATATGGGCGGAATTTCTGGCGGCGCGCACTCCCTTTTTCCTGCTGGCGGCGGGTTACTTTGTGGGGCGCGGTTCGTTCGGTCCGCTGGACGGGGGGAGCTTTTTCCTGTGGAAGCGGAGCTGGTTTCTTCTCCGCCCGTACCTGGTGTGGGGGCTGGCGGCGGCCGTTCTGATCGGCTGGTCCCCCCTTCATGAATACTACGCCTCCTACCAGCCCATGTATGCATGGCTGAAGGGGGAGGCGGGCAGCGGCTTCTGGTCCGCCCTCGCGGCGTTCGGCCGCTGCCTGGGCATTGCCGGGCACCCGGTGGACGCCCCCATGTGGTTTCTGCGCGACATCATCATTTATACCGCTGTAGCGCCCCTCCTGTACCGCATGGGGAACTACATGCTCTGGGTGGGAATCATCATGCTCTCCCTGAACTACTTTGCGCTGGACCTGGCGGATCATGACTATCCTATCGCCAACAGCCTGGGCTTTTTCCTGGTGGGGATGTACGTATCCCGTTACTCCCTTCCGTTCCTGACGGAATCCGTGCGACGGTATGCGGTGCCGTTCCTGCTTGCCACGCTCGCGCTCACTTGGTGGCTGGTGGGCCACCGGGACCAGCACAACTCCATGCTTATTGCGCTGGGAATGCTGGGGCTGATGTCCCTGGCCATTCTGTTCACGGAATGGTTTCCGCGCGCGGCCAGATGGGTGGCGGGGCTGGCCCCGGCGTGCTTCTTCATCTTCGGCACGCACTACATCGTCATCATCCTGCTGCGTGAAAGCGGCTGGATTACGTGGAAGGGGGAGGCCTGGGACGTCCTGTGGCTCTGCCTGGTTCCGGTCATCTTCGCCGTGCTGGCGGGGCTCTTCTTCTGCATGAAAAGGTTTGCCCCGCGCCTGGTTCCCCTGCTGGGAGCCTACGGGAAATAG
- the map gene encoding type I methionyl aminopeptidase, producing the protein MAERIHIKSPGEVAKMQKAGAVTAEILMEIGAEVQAGRTTREIDDIAREIFKKHKVGNSFYQYRGFPGQLCISINEEVVHGSGGPRRIQNGDIVSLDVGAIVDGWHGDNAMTVPVGMVDPEKLRLLAVTEESLFRAIELVRPGALLADVCAAVEGFVRPRGYTVVRDFVGHGIGRHLHEEPQVPNYRPHYKLPRLKKGMALAIEPMVNAGRPSVKILDDGWTVVTADGKPSAHFEHTVIVTDGAPLIVTERPRIALPEQLGIAPL; encoded by the coding sequence ATGGCAGAACGAATCCACATCAAGTCTCCCGGCGAGGTTGCCAAAATGCAAAAGGCCGGAGCTGTAACGGCGGAAATCTTGATGGAGATCGGAGCCGAGGTCCAGGCGGGCCGCACCACGCGGGAAATAGACGACATCGCGCGTGAAATCTTCAAGAAGCACAAGGTAGGCAACTCCTTCTACCAGTACCGCGGGTTCCCCGGCCAGCTCTGCATTTCCATCAATGAGGAAGTGGTGCACGGCAGCGGCGGTCCGCGCCGCATCCAGAACGGGGACATCGTGAGCCTGGACGTGGGTGCCATTGTGGACGGCTGGCATGGAGACAACGCCATGACCGTGCCCGTGGGCATGGTGGACCCGGAAAAGCTGCGCCTGCTGGCCGTGACGGAGGAATCCCTGTTCCGTGCCATTGAACTGGTGAGGCCCGGCGCGCTGCTGGCGGACGTCTGCGCGGCTGTGGAGGGCTTTGTGCGTCCCCGCGGGTACACCGTGGTCAGGGACTTTGTAGGCCATGGCATAGGCCGCCATCTGCATGAAGAGCCCCAGGTTCCCAACTACCGCCCCCATTACAAGCTTCCGCGCCTGAAAAAGGGCATGGCGCTGGCTATCGAACCGATGGTGAACGCCGGCAGGCCTTCCGTCAAGATTCTGGATGACGGCTGGACGGTCGTCACGGCGGACGGCAAGCCATCCGCCCACTTTGAACACACGGTCATCGTGACGGACGGGGCTCCCCTGATTGTGACGGAGCGCCCCCGCATCGCGTTGCCGGAGCAGCTCGGCATCGCCCCTTTGTAA
- a CDS encoding adenylate kinase family protein, whose product MKDLKHFILVGPPASGKGTQGRFLADTFNLNSLSTGSLLRREVESCTELGRKALGYMDKAMLVPDEIVNDMVRGWLSEMDNDAWLLDGYPRTVAQAEALDHFLTQRGTSVDVVVWMDVARELIEQRIMHRRECSTCGHVVQTSEEECSKCGGKMVSRKDDNMEAFARRWKDFEAMTLPVARYYEARGLVVKMTVTEEREPAEVSRDLARKLEEYRQ is encoded by the coding sequence ATGAAGGATCTCAAGCATTTCATCCTGGTTGGGCCTCCCGCATCCGGCAAAGGAACCCAGGGCCGGTTTCTGGCTGATACTTTCAACCTGAACTCCCTGAGCACCGGCTCCCTGCTGCGGCGGGAAGTGGAATCCTGCACGGAGCTGGGACGGAAAGCCCTGGGCTATATGGACAAGGCCATGCTGGTTCCGGACGAGATCGTCAACGACATGGTGCGCGGCTGGCTTTCGGAAATGGACAATGACGCATGGCTGCTGGACGGCTATCCCCGCACGGTTGCGCAGGCGGAAGCCCTGGACCATTTCCTGACCCAGCGCGGAACCTCCGTGGACGTGGTCGTCTGGATGGACGTAGCCCGGGAACTCATTGAACAGCGCATCATGCACCGCCGGGAATGCTCCACGTGCGGCCATGTGGTGCAGACATCGGAAGAGGAATGCTCCAAATGCGGAGGCAAAATGGTCTCCCGCAAGGATGACAACATGGAGGCCTTCGCCCGCCGCTGGAAAGACTTTGAAGCCATGACGCTGCCCGTAGCCAGGTACTACGAAGCCCGCGGCCTGGTGGTTAAAATGACGGTAACCGAGGAACGGGAACCTGCCGAGGTTTCCCGCGACCTGGCCCGCAAGCTGGAAGAATACCGGCAATAG